From the Quercus lobata isolate SW786 chromosome 6, ValleyOak3.0 Primary Assembly, whole genome shotgun sequence genome, one window contains:
- the LOC115950067 gene encoding uncharacterized protein LOC115950067, translating to MDAMSRALRRAAQSPFSNEIERAPMSSRFTRLPFNSYDGKTDSIEHISHYIHMMSLHTHNDALMCKVFPSSLGPTVLRWLNGLGKGFAHSFAKLIQEFDARFVTCSWVPQLVDALLSTKMRVGETLRSYASRYWELYNEIGGGNEKIAVSTFRIGLLEDSELWESLTKRPLEDMRQLMRRIEEYKCLEDDRL from the coding sequence ATGGATGCTATGAGCCGCGCTTTACGAAGAGCCGCTCAGTCACCTTTCTCCAACGAgattgaacgggcccctatgTCGAGCAGATTTACACGACTACCATTTAACTCTTACGATGGGAAAACAGACTCAATAGAGCACATCAGTCATTatatccacatgatgtctttgcacaCACACAACGATGCACTGATGTGTAAGGTGTTTCCCTCGAGTCTCGGCCCCACAGTGTTGAGATGGCTTAATGGATTGGGAAAAGGTTTTGCTCACAGTTTTGCCAAGCTAATCCAGGAATTCGATGCTAGGTTTGTGACATGCAGCTGGGTGCCACAACTGGTGGATGCATTACTATCCACAAAGATGAGGGTCGgcgaaacccttcggagttatgctAGTCGGTATTGGGAGCTATACAATGAAATTGGTGGGGGTAACGAGAAGATTGCAGTGAGCACTTTCAGAATAGGGCTGCTCGAGGATTCTGAACTATGGGAGTCCTTGACGAAAAGGCCTCTCGAGGATATGAGACAACTTATGAGGCGTATTGAGGAGTATAAATGCCTTGAGGATGATCGGCTATAG
- the LOC115950681 gene encoding 60S ribosomal protein L21-1, whose protein sequence is MPAGHGVRSRTRDLFARPFRKKGYIALTTYLRTFKVGDYVDVKVNGAIHKGMPHKFYHGRTGRVWNVTKRAIGVEINKQVGNRIIRKRIHVRVEHVQPSRCTEEFRQRKLKNDQLKAEAKAKGEVISTKRQPKGPKPGFMVEGATLETVTPIPYDVVNDLKGGY, encoded by the exons atgccGGCTGGTCATGGTGTTCGTTCTCGGACGCGAGATCTCTTTGCTAGGCCCTTCAGGAAGAAGGGTTACATTGCCCTCACCACCTACCTGAGGACCTTCAAGGTCGGTGACTATGTCGATGTCAAGGTTAACGGCGCCATTCACAAGGGTATGCCGCATAAGTTCTACCATGGCCGCACCGGTCGTGTCTGGAATGTCACCAAGCGCGCCATTGGAGTCGAGATCAACAAGCAG GTGGGTAACAGAATAATCAGGAAGAGGATCCATGTGCGTGTGGAGCATGTCCAGCCCTCAAGGTGCACTGAGGAATTCCGTCAAAGGAAGCTGAAGAATGATCAACTGAAGGCTGAGGCAAAGGCTAAAGGTGAGGTCATTAGCACAAAGAGACAGCCAAAGGGCCCCAAACCAGGTTTCATGGTGGAAGGTGCAACATTGGAAACTGTGACACCCATTCCGTATGATGTCGTCAATGATCTTAAGGGTGGTTATTAG